Sequence from the Flavobacterium sp. TR2 genome:
AAAGCGATTGTTGCTGTTACGCTAGATCCGATTGTTGGTAAAAATTTGTCTAAAGCTTCTGCCTGATCTAAAGTTCTTGGATATCCGTCGAACAAAAATCCTGCGCTTCCTGGGTGTTTTTTCACCTCATCAATTAACATTGCAGTTGTTACTTCGCAAGGAACCAATTCTCCATTGTCCATAAAAACTCTTGCTTGTTTTCCTAGTTCAGTATCATTTTTTAAATTGAAACGAAAAATATCGCCTGTCGAAAGGTGTGTTAAATTGTATTTCTCTTTTAAAAATTCTGCCTGAGTTCCTTTTCCTGCACCAGGCTTTCCAAATAAAACGATGTTAATCATAATTGAAATGAGTGTTGTTACTTCTGTCTTTCAGAAGTTTTTAAATGAATATTTAGTTGTGTTTTGTTATTCTGCTAATTTGTAAATTTCGGTTAAGTTTCTTCCTAAACCATCGTAGTCTAAACCGTAACCAACAATAAATTTATTCGGAATTCGAATTCCGATGTAATCTATTTTTATATCTTTTTTGTATGCTTCTGGCTTAAAGAACAAAGTCGCAATTTTAAAATGCTTCACATTTTGTGCTTTAAACAAGTGCTTTAATTCTTCTACCGTATTTCCGGTATCAACAATGTCTTCTATAACGATCACTGTTCTTCCTGTCAAGTCATGATTTATTCCGATTAATTCTTTAACCGATTCAGAACTTTCTGTCCCTTCATAAGACGCCATTTTGATAAATGAAACCTCACATGGCTTTTTATACTTTTTCAGAAAATCTGACACCACCATAAAAGCGCCATTCAGAACTCCAATAAAAATTGGCGTATCATCTCCAAAATCATCTTCTACCTGAGCGACCATTTTTGTCAAAGCAAAATCAATTTCTTTAGCCGAAATAAACGGAACAAATTGTTTATCGTGAAGTTGTATCATTATTTTTCTTTTTAAAATAATGGACAAAGATAAAGAATTAGAACTTAACAGCTTCTATCAAAACAAACAGTAATCGAGATATTTTTTAGGAATGTTAAATATCAGTTAATGTTTACAAATTATTTTTTGAAGCTATAAGAATTTTCAGTAAATTGTTGTTATCTAATCATTTAACCCCAAAAAATCAATGAAAAAATCCCTATACCTGTTATCTATTCCACTACTAGCCTTAATGACTGCCTGCAATGGGCAAGTAAAAAAAGAAGAAAAAGAAGCCTTAGCCAAACAGCCTGGAAATGTTGTAAAAACCGCTATTGGAGACATTACGCTTCCTCCCCCATACGCTACCGAATCTAAAACCAATGACAGTAAAGTGATTGGCTGGCCTACCGGCAAAACGCCAAAAGCACCTGAAGGTTTTACGGTAACCAAATTTGCTGACGGATTCGAAAATCCGCGCTGGACTTATATTGCGCCAAATCAAGATATTTTTGTGGTCGAAAGCGGAACCAGATCAAGCAAAAATCAAATTACCGTTTTAAGAGATAAAGACAAAGACGGAAAATTTGAAACCCGAGAAGTTTTTATTTCTGGACTAAACAAACCTTTTGGAATGCTGGTTCTAAAAGACTTTTTCTATATAGCAAACACAGACGGACTATATCGCTATCCTTATAAAAACAATCCGCTGAAACTAGAAACCAAAGGAGAAAAAATTCTTAAACTTCCTGCTGGCGGCTACAACAATCACTGGACGAGAAATTTATTGCCTAGTCTTGACGGAAGCAAAATATATGTTTCTGTAGGTTCTGGAAGCAATAATGCGGAACATGGCGTTGACAAAGAAGTGCGACGCGCTGGAATTCTCGAGATTAACCCCGACGGAACAGGGGAAAAAATATATGCTTCAGGGCTGAGAAATCCTGTGGGAATGGACTGGAATCCCGTTAATAAAGAATTGTGGACAGCAGTAAACGAACGTGACGAATTGGGCGACGATCTAGTTCCCGATTATATTACCAGCGTAAAAAGAGATGGTTTTTACGGATGGCCCTATTCTTATTTTGGAAGCATTCCTGACCCTAGAATGAAAGGCGAAAGAAAAGATTTGGTCGAAAAAGCAATTGTGCCTGATGTTCCTGTAGGCGCACATACAGCATCGCTCGGATTGGCTTTTTACAACAAAGATGCCTTTCCTGCAAAATATAAAAACGGCGCTTTTGTAGGTCAGCACGGTTCTTGGAACCGCTCTAAAATTTCGGGTTATAAAGTTTTATTCGTTCCTTTTAAAGATGGAAAACCTTCAGGAAAACCAGAAGATTTTCTGACTGGTTTTATTTCTAATGAAAATAAAGCCGAAGTTTATGGACGTCCCGTTGCCGTAACCGTAATGAATGACGGTTCGCTTCTGGTAAATGATGACAGCAGCAATACAATTTGGAAAGTGACAGCCAACAGGTAATTTCTAATTTTTGAAATCGCAAATTCCTATTTACAACCCAAGCGCTAATTGCTCTTTGGTACAAAATTTAAAGATTTTAAACACATAGAAACGTAGTCCCGTCCCGAAATTTCGAGATTGGGATTGTTTAAAAAGATGTTATTAAGAAAACTAGTTTTCACACATAAACCCGAAATGTCGGGATGTGGCTTTTGACAAGTAAAACGCCTTTTTTGCCTCAATCAATGCTATGTTTCTATGTGTTAATTAAAATTGCATCCTAACCCAACTCCTTTATGCCTTTCAAAAAATATTTTTTTCTTCTTTTTGTTCTTTTTATTTCTAAAAACAGTTCGGCACAAGAAAAAGAAGTCCAAAATATTGATTCGGTAAAAACTCAAAAACTGAACGAAGTTTTAATAAGCCCCCTTCACATCAATCGCAATTTGCAAAACAGCCCCGCTTCGATCGGCATTTTATCCGAAAAAGAACTGCTGCGAAATAATACGACAGACATTAGCAATGTGATTAACACAATTCCTGGCGTTTTCATGCAGTCCTCAAATATTACCACAACCCGAATTTCGATTCGCGGAATTGGTGCGAGAACTCCTTACGGCACCAATAAAATCAGAGCTTTTTATGGAAGCATTCCGCTGACATCCGGAAACAGCGAAACCGTAATTGACGATATCGATCTTCAAAACATCAATCAGATTGAAGTTATAAAAGGTCCGCTTTCTAGTGTTTATGGCGCCGGTTTGGGCGGAGCGATTTTAATTTCTCCAGAAACATTTCATAACTCCAACTATAAAACCGAAGTCAGTTCTGTTTTTGGTTCTTTCGGATTATTGAAAATAGAGTTTCTTTTAACTTAAATGAAAAAAGTTCTTCTTTAAATCTCAGTTATCACAATTTAAAAACCGATGGCTGGCGTCAAAACAGCGCTTACAATCGGGAAGGAATTACGCTTGGCGGAGAATTATTCAGAAAGAAAAACGGTAAACTGATTTATTTCTCCAATTACACTTATTTGAAAGCTTACATTCCGAGTTCTATCGGCAAAACGACTTTCGAAAATAATCCGCAGGCAGGCGCTCCCGCTTGGGTTGCCTCAAAAGGCTTTAAAGAATATAAATCGACTTTGGGCGGATTGGCTTATGATTTTAAAATTAACGGCCACCTCAGCAATTCGACTTCAATTTTTATCAATTATAAAGACAGCAACGAACCGAGGCCTTTTGATATTTTGCGCCAATATACTTTTGCTTCGGGCGCACGAACACAATTTTCAGGCGATTTTAAAATCGGAAAAGTCAAAAATCAGTTTATTGGCGGAATTGAATATTTCAGCGACAATTATAGCACCAATACTTTTCAAAATCTGTATCAGCAAAATAATGGAAACGGAAGTTTACAAGGCAATCAACTCTCAGCAACTGACCAGAAAAGGCATTTTTACAATATTTTTTCGCAAATCAGAACTTTGCTTTCCGACCGATTTGAAATTCAGGCAGGTTTAAATTACAACAAAACCAAGTTTGAACTGCAGAATGATTTCCCCGCTTCGGCGAATAATCAGAAAGAGCAATATAGTTATGATGGCATTTTTTCGCCACAGCTTTCTTTTTTGTTTAAACCAAATGAAGTTCAGACTTTTTACTTTTCTGCAAGCCGAGGATTTTCTCTTCCTGCAACCGAAGAAACTTTAACCTCAACAGGAAATATCAATCAGGACATTAAACCTGAAACAGGCTACAATTTTGAATTGGGCGGCAAACTTCATCTTTTCGATAAAAAATTATACGCCGAAATTGCTGCTTATCGAATGGAAATTAAAGATTTATTAGTTGCCAAAAGAATCGGAGACGATCAATATGAAGGTATAAATGCTGGAAAAACTTTTCATGAAGGAATTGAAATTTCATTAAAGCACAATTGGCCGATTAGTCGAACCTTTAATTTAGATTCTTATGTCGGCGCTTCAATTGGAAATTATGAATTTAAAGAGTTTATCGATGCAGGAAATGATTATTCTGGAAATAAATTGACTGGAATTCCTGCCAATACCGCAAGCGCAGGTTTTAATCTAAACTCAAATTCTGGTTTTTATTTTTCAGCCGATTTTCAATTTACTGATAAAATTCCGATGAACGATTCGAATGCCGACTTTTCAGATTCTTATTCACTTTTAAATTTAAAAACGGGTTATCAATTTGAAATTTTATCAGGTTTAAAAGCACATCTTGATGCAGGAATCAACAATGTGGCAAACGAAAAATATGCTTCGATGATTTTGACAAATGCAACTGCCGTTGGAAATGCGCAACCAAGATTTTATTATCCAGGACTGCCCATAAACTATTACGGAATTATCTCATTAAATTATTTATTTTAGCGCCATCTTAAATCTTAAAAAATGCTGTCTGAACTGCAAAAAAAATTGGATTATGTCAATGCTTATCGCGAAAACCGCCTAAAAGCCGCACAGGATATTCTAGAAAACCCTTCACTTTTTAGTGAATTAGTTTCTATCTGTTTTACTCCCTCAGACAAAAACAACCATAAAGCCTGCTGGATTTTAGAATTTGTTTCTTACGAGGAATTGCAATGGCTTCAGCCTCATCTTGATTTTTTCTGTTCGAATTTGAAGATTTTAAAAGATGAAAGTTCCATGCGCCCGATTGCAAAAGTGACCCAACTTTTGATAAAATCGCATTATAAGAAAAACGAAAACTGCATTAAACTTTCTGAAGAAAACCTCCAAGACTGCATCGAAGCCTCTTTCGATTGGCTTATTAACGATACCAAAGTTGCCACAAAAGCCTATTCCATCAGAACCTTATATATTTTAGGAAATTATTACGATTGGATTCACCCTGAACTAAAAGTGATTATTGACAAGGATTTCGGAGATCATTCCGCAGCCTACAAAGCCGTTGCAAAAGAAGTTTTGAAGAAAATAAAATAGTTTTTTTTTGATAGCCACGAATTCACGAATTATTTACTTTTTGATTTAATAAAAATTCGTGAATTCGTGGCGGAGAACAAAAAGTAGCAAATCATTTTAATCCTTTTAATCTGTGGCAAAATTAAAAAAGATATAATTCGTGAATTCGTGGCTAAAAAATCTATCGTGAAAAATAATTCGTGAATTCGTGGCGGAAAACAAAAAGCAGCAAATCATTTTAATCCTTTGAATCTGTGGCAAAATTAAAAAAGATATAATTCGTGAATTCGTGGCTAAAAAAACTAAATTTTGGCTAAAAAAGATTAAAAAGTATCTTTGCAAAAACACAACACAAAATGAATTATTTTTCTTCTGATTTTAAATTAGGAATATTAGGCGGCGGACAATTAGGCAAAATGCTTTTGTTTGACACCAGAAAATTTGACATACAAACTTACGTTCTTGATCCGAGCGACGAAGCACCTAGTAAAATTGCCTGCAACAAATTCTTTCAGGGCGATTTAATGGACTATGAAACGGTTTACAACTTCGGGAAACAAGTCGATGTTTTGACTTTTGAAATCGAATTGGTAAATCTTGAAGCTTTAACGCAATTGGAAAACGAAGGTTTAAAAATATATCCGTCTCCAAAAACCTTAAAAGGAATTCAGAATAAAGGTGTTCAAAAAGACTTTTACGCTAAAAATAATATCCCAACTGCACCCTACAAAAGATTTGAAAATTTAGACAATCTTAAATCTGCCGTTGCATCAAACGAAGTCGAGGCGCCTTTCGTTTGGAAATGCACCGAATTTGGTTATGATGGAAATGGCGTAAAAATAGTTCGCCAGGTTTCAGATTTAGATACGCTTCCAAATGTAGAATGCATTGCAGAAACTATGGTTCCTTTCAAAAACGAATTGGCGGTGATTGTGGTAAGAAATCCATCAGGAGAAATGAAAACATATCCGGTTGTTGAAATGGAATTTCACCCAGAAGCCAATCAGGTTGAATACGTAATCTGTCCCGCAAGAATCGACGATAAAGTTGCTGAAAAAGCGAGAGCAGTTGCCTTGAAAGTTTCAGAGAATTTCAATCATGTTGGACTTTTAGCTGTTGAAATGTTCCAGACTCAGGACGACGATATTTTGGTAAACGAAGTAGCTCCTCGCCCACACAATTCTGGACATTACTCTATTGAAGCAAGTTATACTTCACAATTCGAAAATCATTTACGCGCAATTTTAGATCTTCCGTTAGGAAATACAGACAGCAAAGTGGCCGGAATTATGGTAAATTTAGTCGGCGCCGAAGGTCATTCTGGAAATGTAGTCTATGAAAACATCGAAACTATTTTAGGATGGAATGGCGTTACACCACATATTTACGGTAAAAAACAAACTCGCCCTTTCAGAAAAATGGGACACGTGACAATCGTAAACGAAAATATGGCCGAAGCGAGAAGAATTGCCGAGGAAGTTAAGAATACTATTAAAGTGATTAGCGGTCAGTAATTGTAGTGGTCAGTTTTCATTCACAGTATTCAGTTAAAACTAAATAAATAACGTTTACAGTTTCCAACAACTTGAAACTTTAAACCTGAAACAAATACAACAAAAAACATGAGCAAAGTAGCTATTATAATGGGAAGCATCTCAGATATGCCAGTCATGCAGGATGCAATCGACATACTAAAACAATTTAATGTAGAAGTTGAAGTTGATATCGTTTCGGCTCACAGAACGCCGGAAAAATTATTCGATTTCAGCAAAAATGCACACAATCGCGGTATTTCAGTAATTATTGCTGGAGCAGGTGGCGCAGCGCATTTGCCTGGAATGGTGGCTTCAATGTCTCCGCTTCCAGTAATTGGAGTTCCGGTAAAATCAAGCAACTCAATTGATGGCTGGGATTCGGTTTTATCGATTCTTCAAATGCCAGGCGGAGTCCCAGTTGCAACCGTAGCTTTAAACGGAGCAAAAAATGCCGGAATTTTAGCAGCGCAAATCATCGGAAGCCACGACAAAAAAGTTTTAGACACTATTATTTCTTATAAGGAAGAATTAAAAGCGGCGGTTAATAAAGCGGCTGAAGGTTTGAAGAAATAATTTCACAGAGATACATAAAGAAGACACAGAGGCTCACAAATTTTTTGTGAATCTCTGTGTTTTTTTCTTGGTGAATCTTTGCGAAATCAGCCACTGTAAGAATTAACTAATCATTATAAAAATTTCTAAAAGAAAAACTTAACTTTGAGAAAAAAGCAAAATGAACATTCAAACTTCTAAAATAGAGCTCGCTAAAATAGTTTTAGACATTGATAATCCCGATTTAATTCAGGAAATTGTAGAGTTCATTCAATCTAAAGAAAGCCTTTCCGAAGAGCAAAAAAGCAATATAAATGAGGCAATTTATTCTTTGGACAATAATGAAGGAATTTCGCATGATGTGGTTATGGAAGAAACCAAAAATCGTTATTCAAAATACTTCAAATAATGAATGTAATTTGGGCTCCACAAGCAAAACAAGACTTTTGGAACAACATCGATTATTTAGAAGCAGAATGGTCAGAAAAAGTTGCTCTTAATTTCATCGAAAAAGTAAATACCACAATTGCACTTTTAAAAAATGACAATGTTTTATTTCTTAAAACAAATTATAAAAACGTTTATAAAATTGTCATCACCAAACAGATTTCACTTTACTATCGTATCGAAAACACTAATTTGGAATTACTACGTTTTTGGAATACTTTTCAAGACACGAATAAATTCAAATTATGATTTCCTAATTTTATATTTTTAAACAGCATAAATAATATGAGCATCTTAACACAATATTTCAACACCAAACATAACACCGCGCCTTTTTCGCAGATAAAAATCGAAGATTACGTTCCTGCTTTTCAGGAAGGAATCGCTTTGGCTAAAGCCGAAATTGATGCGATTGTAAATAATCCGGAGGCACCCACTTTTGAAAACACAATCGTGGCAATGGATTTTTCAGGCGATATTTTAGATCGTCTTTCGAGTATTTTTTTCAATTTAAATTCGGCAGAAACGAATGACGAAATGCAGAAAATTGCTCAGGAAGTTTCGCCTTGGCTTTCAGAATTAGGAAATGATATTCGCTTAAACGCGGAATTGTTTGCACGTGTAAAAGCCGTTTACGATCAAAAAGAAAGTTTGAATCTGAATGCAGAGCAAACGACTTTATTAGACAAAAAATACAAAAGTTTCTCCAGAAACGGAGCGAATCTTCCAGAAGACAAGAAAAACCAATTAAGAGAAATCGACAAAGAATTATCGAAATTGAGTTTACAGTTTGGCGAAAATGTTTTGGCAGAAACCAACAATTTCGAATTGCATTTAACCGATGAAAAAGATTTATCAGGTTTGCCTGAAGGAACTATCGAAGCTGCCCGATTATTAGCCAAAAATCAGGAAAAAGAAGGCTGGATTTTCACTTTAGACCATCCAAGCTATGTTCCTTTTTTGACTTACGCCGATAATCGCGAATTGCGTAAAAAAATGGCTATTGCTTTTGGAGCAAAAGGTTTTCAGAAAAATGAATTCAACAATGAAGAAAACGTTCTGAAAATTGCGAAACTGCGTCATGAAAGAGCCAATTTATTAGGCTATAAAACGCACGCTCATTTTGTTTTGGAAGAAAGAATGGCCGAAAGCCCGGAAAAAGTTTTTTCTTTTTTAAATGATTTATTAGCAAAAGCGAAACCAGCCGCTCAAAAAGAATTTGCTGAATTAACCGCTTTCGCGAAAGAGCTGGACGGAATCGAAAAATTAGAAAAATGGGATGGCGCATATTATTCAGAAAAATTGAAACAACAGCTTTTCAATTTAGATGATGAAAAACTGAAACCTTATTTTCAATTAGAAAAAGTTTTGGACGGTGCTTTTACAGTTGCCCAAAAACTATACGGATTAACTTTTACAGAGGTTTTTGATATTGATAAATACCACGAAGAAGTTACAACTTACGAAGTGAAAGATGCTAACGGCGATTTAGTTTCGATTTTCTATGCGGATTTTTTCCCAAGAAAAGGAAAAAGAAACGGTGCTTGGATGACTTCATTCAAATCGCAATATGTAAAAGACGGTGTAAACGAAAGACCGCACATTTCGAATGTTTGCAACTTTACAAAACCAACAGAAACAAAACCTTCGTTATTGACTTTTAATGAAGTAACAACTTTATTTCACGAATTCGGTCACGGTTTACACGGAATGTTGGCCGATACGGTTTACCCAAGTTTATCAGGAACTTCTGTTTACTGGGATTTCGTAGAATTGCCAAGCCAGATTATGGAAAACTGGTGTTACGAACCAGAAGCTTTGGCTTTGTTTGCCAATCATTACGAAACGGGAGAAATTATTCCGATTGAATATGTTCAGAAAATTAAAGAAAGTGCAAGTTTCCAAGAAGGTTTGGCAACATTGCGCCAGTTAAGTTTCGGATTATTGGATATGGCATGGCACGGACAAGACCCAACTAATATTACCGATTTAAAAGCTTTCGAAATAGAACAATTTGCCAACACACAATTGTACCCTGATGTGAAAGAAAATGCGATGAGCACTGCATTTTCGCACATTTTCCAGGGCGGATATTCTTCTGGCTATTACAGCTACAAATGGGCAGAAGTTTTAGATGCCGATGCTTTTGAATATTTCCATGAAAATGGAATCTTCAATGAAGAAATTGCGAAAAAATTCAAAGACAATGTACTTTCTAAAGGAGGAACAGAACACCCAATGACTTTGTACAAACGTTTTAGAGGCCAAGAACCAAAACCTGAAGCTTTGTTGAAAAGAGCAGGATTACTTTAGACTTTCTTAGATTTTTAGACTTCTTAGACTATTAAATATTTTTAAAACCGACGTAGAAATACTTCGGTTTTTTATTTGGTTTTACTTTAACTATCTTCGTGTTTTAAATCTTAATCTTACAAATATCTGCCGTGAAAAAATATTTTAAAATAGCCCTATATCTTGCAATTATTGGATTAATTGCCATTGTTGCCGTAAACTATTATGTAAAATCTTCAACCAAAACTAAAATTTATTATTCGGTTAAAAAATTTCCGAAGAATGATGTCGGAATTATTTTTGGAGCTGGAATTAACGGAAATCAGCCAAGCAAATATTTAAAAGATCGTTTGGATGCCGGAATTATGCTCTGGAAAGCAAAACGCATTAATAAAATTCTGCTTTCGGGAGATAATGGCCGTGATGAATATGATGAATTAACTGTAAT
This genomic interval carries:
- a CDS encoding adenylate kinase, producing the protein MINIVLFGKPGAGKGTQAEFLKEKYNLTHLSTGDIFRFNLKNDTELGKQARVFMDNGELVPCEVTTAMLIDEVKKHPGSAGFLFDGYPRTLDQAEALDKFLPTIGSSVTATIALEADDEILVKRLLERGKTSGRADDQDEEKIRVRYQEYNEKTAPLIGYYKEQNKFHAVDGIGTIEQITERLTSVIDNL
- the hpt gene encoding hypoxanthine phosphoribosyltransferase — encoded protein: MIQLHDKQFVPFISAKEIDFALTKMVAQVEDDFGDDTPIFIGVLNGAFMVVSDFLKKYKKPCEVSFIKMASYEGTESSESVKELIGINHDLTGRTVIVIEDIVDTGNTVEELKHLFKAQNVKHFKIATLFFKPEAYKKDIKIDYIGIRIPNKFIVGYGLDYDGLGRNLTEIYKLAE
- a CDS encoding PQQ-dependent sugar dehydrogenase, with the translated sequence MKKSLYLLSIPLLALMTACNGQVKKEEKEALAKQPGNVVKTAIGDITLPPPYATESKTNDSKVIGWPTGKTPKAPEGFTVTKFADGFENPRWTYIAPNQDIFVVESGTRSSKNQITVLRDKDKDGKFETREVFISGLNKPFGMLVLKDFFYIANTDGLYRYPYKNNPLKLETKGEKILKLPAGGYNNHWTRNLLPSLDGSKIYVSVGSGSNNAEHGVDKEVRRAGILEINPDGTGEKIYASGLRNPVGMDWNPVNKELWTAVNERDELGDDLVPDYITSVKRDGFYGWPYSYFGSIPDPRMKGERKDLVEKAIVPDVPVGAHTASLGLAFYNKDAFPAKYKNGAFVGQHGSWNRSKISGYKVLFVPFKDGKPSGKPEDFLTGFISNENKAEVYGRPVAVTVMNDGSLLVNDDSSNTIWKVTANR
- a CDS encoding Plug domain-containing protein; the protein is MPFKKYFFLLFVLFISKNSSAQEKEVQNIDSVKTQKLNEVLISPLHINRNLQNSPASIGILSEKELLRNNTTDISNVINTIPGVFMQSSNITTTRISIRGIGARTPYGTNKIRAFYGSIPLTSGNSETVIDDIDLQNINQIEVIKGPLSSVYGAGLGGAILISPETFHNSNYKTEVSSVFGSFGLLKIEFLLT
- a CDS encoding TonB-dependent receptor produces the protein MKAYIPSSIGKTTFENNPQAGAPAWVASKGFKEYKSTLGGLAYDFKINGHLSNSTSIFINYKDSNEPRPFDILRQYTFASGARTQFSGDFKIGKVKNQFIGGIEYFSDNYSTNTFQNLYQQNNGNGSLQGNQLSATDQKRHFYNIFSQIRTLLSDRFEIQAGLNYNKTKFELQNDFPASANNQKEQYSYDGIFSPQLSFLFKPNEVQTFYFSASRGFSLPATEETLTSTGNINQDIKPETGYNFELGGKLHLFDKKLYAEIAAYRMEIKDLLVAKRIGDDQYEGINAGKTFHEGIEISLKHNWPISRTFNLDSYVGASIGNYEFKEFIDAGNDYSGNKLTGIPANTASAGFNLNSNSGFYFSADFQFTDKIPMNDSNADFSDSYSLLNLKTGYQFEILSGLKAHLDAGINNVANEKYASMILTNATAVGNAQPRFYYPGLPINYYGIISLNYLF
- a CDS encoding 5-(carboxyamino)imidazole ribonucleotide synthase, with the protein product MNYFSSDFKLGILGGGQLGKMLLFDTRKFDIQTYVLDPSDEAPSKIACNKFFQGDLMDYETVYNFGKQVDVLTFEIELVNLEALTQLENEGLKIYPSPKTLKGIQNKGVQKDFYAKNNIPTAPYKRFENLDNLKSAVASNEVEAPFVWKCTEFGYDGNGVKIVRQVSDLDTLPNVECIAETMVPFKNELAVIVVRNPSGEMKTYPVVEMEFHPEANQVEYVICPARIDDKVAEKARAVALKVSENFNHVGLLAVEMFQTQDDDILVNEVAPRPHNSGHYSIEASYTSQFENHLRAILDLPLGNTDSKVAGIMVNLVGAEGHSGNVVYENIETILGWNGVTPHIYGKKQTRPFRKMGHVTIVNENMAEARRIAEEVKNTIKVISGQ
- the purE gene encoding 5-(carboxyamino)imidazole ribonucleotide mutase, with amino-acid sequence MSKVAIIMGSISDMPVMQDAIDILKQFNVEVEVDIVSAHRTPEKLFDFSKNAHNRGISVIIAGAGGAAHLPGMVASMSPLPVIGVPVKSSNSIDGWDSVLSILQMPGGVPVATVALNGAKNAGILAAQIIGSHDKKVLDTIISYKEELKAAVNKAAEGLKK
- a CDS encoding type II toxin-antitoxin system RelE/ParE family toxin, which gives rise to MNVIWAPQAKQDFWNNIDYLEAEWSEKVALNFIEKVNTTIALLKNDNVLFLKTNYKNVYKIVITKQISLYYRIENTNLELLRFWNTFQDTNKFKL
- a CDS encoding M3 family metallopeptidase codes for the protein MSILTQYFNTKHNTAPFSQIKIEDYVPAFQEGIALAKAEIDAIVNNPEAPTFENTIVAMDFSGDILDRLSSIFFNLNSAETNDEMQKIAQEVSPWLSELGNDIRLNAELFARVKAVYDQKESLNLNAEQTTLLDKKYKSFSRNGANLPEDKKNQLREIDKELSKLSLQFGENVLAETNNFELHLTDEKDLSGLPEGTIEAARLLAKNQEKEGWIFTLDHPSYVPFLTYADNRELRKKMAIAFGAKGFQKNEFNNEENVLKIAKLRHERANLLGYKTHAHFVLEERMAESPEKVFSFLNDLLAKAKPAAQKEFAELTAFAKELDGIEKLEKWDGAYYSEKLKQQLFNLDDEKLKPYFQLEKVLDGAFTVAQKLYGLTFTEVFDIDKYHEEVTTYEVKDANGDLVSIFYADFFPRKGKRNGAWMTSFKSQYVKDGVNERPHISNVCNFTKPTETKPSLLTFNEVTTLFHEFGHGLHGMLADTVYPSLSGTSVYWDFVELPSQIMENWCYEPEALALFANHYETGEIIPIEYVQKIKESASFQEGLATLRQLSFGLLDMAWHGQDPTNITDLKAFEIEQFANTQLYPDVKENAMSTAFSHIFQGGYSSGYYSYKWAEVLDADAFEYFHENGIFNEEIAKKFKDNVLSKGGTEHPMTLYKRFRGQEPKPEALLKRAGLL